In the Motacilla alba alba isolate MOTALB_02 chromosome 6, Motacilla_alba_V1.0_pri, whole genome shotgun sequence genome, GTGGGCCAGGACTAGTCAAAttggaaggaggggaaaaggaaagatgccaaagagttttgaaaaaaaaggacttGTGGGTGCTGAAGATGGGGAGCTGTGCACATAAGCAGCTGCCTGTGTAGGGGAGGGAAGAGCACCAAGGGTGTAATGCAGCAcctttggttttgctgtggAGAAGCCTTTGAAGCCTTCAGGACAGCACTGAGCCCCAGCTCAAACCAGTGCACCCAGAGGCCACCTCAGGAGCAGGGCCTGGTGAGCGAGTTTAGTGCAGGTTTGCAGCCTGGTGCACACAGGCACAATCACAGTGGAAAGCTCAGTGGAGAGGAAtattccctgctgctcctgggctctgtTACAGAGCATGGCTGGCTGCCCACATGAGCAAAgtgggctgctgcctgggggcaggtacctgctctgctgtgtcagAGGGGATGGGGTTTGACAGAACAGCAtgttcctctctgcagctgagtgTAGGGGCCTTGGCTGATGGAGGGCCTGGTGTGTGTGGGAGGAGGCTCCTTCTGTGAGTGAGGGACTGGCAGCAGTGGTCCCTGCCCTGCTTggctcccagcctgggctgtaGGACCAGTAAGTTGTGCTCTTCAGAGCTTCCCactgggctctgcctctgccagtCCTCTGCATGGGGCAGTGGCCAGGGGGAGGAGTGAAGAGCAGCTGGTGAATCTGGGAAGAGGAGAATCTCCTGGATCTTTTCTAAGTCCTTCTGAAATAGCTGCTCTCCTCCAAACCAGAAGTCCTTCCTTACAGGTTCTTGACTGTCAGTCAACTTGGTGCAACACTGAGCCTTTATTTCTGTGCTACCTCTGACTGctcagctctctgccctctttCAGGCTCTCCTATCCTTTCCTCACATCTCTTGACTACAACTTTAAGCCAGGATACTACTGAGGAGCCCGAGGCCAGTTGGATTGTAAAAAACCTGCTTTAGTAGAAACACTGGTGCTGGTCAAGGTGCCAATGTATCTTCTTCcaaaagactttttttgtggcatttctGCACAGAGGGCAAAAGCAGGGGTTAATGCTCTGCCAGACTGAGGGCAGGGGATTAAGAGTATATTGTATCTGCAGTTAGACAGATCTTCCTGTTCCTCAATTATAGTTATGGTTGTTATTACAGTCAGTTGTAGGGCATCTAAGTGAAATTCATCCACAACATAAGTGCCTGAAATTgagaaggaaggcagaaaacatTGAGATTTCCAAGTAGAGATGACCTCTGTTGCTCTCTGAGCTCAGACTATTTTTGGCAGGAGGCAAATGAAGCGAGGGCCTGCCTTGGAatgaaggcagagcagctgccagcccctgtAATTAGCCAAAAGGCTGTGGAGTGTggacaggaggctgcagagcacgtggctcctgctgtggcactgctcagTCCAGAGCAGCGCCTGCAGGAATGCAAAGCCCAGCCAAGCCCAGATACTGCAGCTGATCCCTGGGGAGGCCTGAGCCCCTCATCTGGGGCTGAAGAGTCACAGAGTGCCCTGGACAGGGTGCACAGGGCTCAGAGTCTTTGGAGCAGGAAACACAACCCTTGTCCTGCACATGGGACTGATCCTTCCTTACCAAGGGCCTCCAAACTCTTGGATGGAATAATTGCTCAGAATAAACTGGGACTTTGATGACCCTAAATTGCAAGAGAATTACTCAAATACACAGTAATGGATTTAATAATTGATGTATGTGTTTAGTGTAattgcagaggaaaaagtaTTACTACAGGCAACATTTCTCTAGCAACCTCTTAGTGAAGCTATTGTATCTCTTTGTATGTAAATTCCAGGCCTACCAAGAGCCTACACACAAAATACTTTCTACTGATAATTCAAAATGAATCTAAGGGAGTTTATGAagacttaattttattttttttatgctgtctCATGTCATATATGGAAGGTAATCAAAAGGAAACAAGACaaccaaaatgtttttgtcagaatttttactacaaatattttccttccatgATATTTAGTAGGAAAACCACATTAAATTTTTCTCAAAGCAATGTATTCATTGATATGAGCTGGCTTAAGCATACAAAAAAGGAATATATTACAGTCAggaatcacagagtcatagaCACGGGCTTGATATCAGAGGTTATAGATGATCAATCTTTCCATGGCAAGATTCCTCAGttgctgctttcctctgtgGGCAGTAGCACAGCAGTGTATTTGTACACTCCTGAGAAAAGCCAGAGCCAGTTCCTGGcctgaattttctgtttctaacCAAGCACAGTTTCTCTGTAGGAATGAAACCAAGCAAGCATGCAGGTAATAGGGGAAGATGTAGTTCAGCCTGCTTTACTCAATGTGGGGAGCTATACATCAGTTCCACtgctttttcaatttctttttgtttcctttcttgttcAAGCAGTGAGGAATCTGTTTCTCAAGAGCAGTCTGATTTGTGAGGTCTCTCAGTTCCTCATTAGCTGCATGAGTTACAGAAAGTGGAAAACTCTCTGGGACTTGAGAAATGATGTGTGCTTCGTGTGAGGCATTTCCCATCACTTTTGTGCTggatttcagaaacattttaggTAACCAGTCTATTTCTCATGGGTACTCTTGGggcattttatttccatgtgtaTGAGTGTTTCACAACtctgtttttaatgtttgaatgagacaaggaaagaaaaaaagcacccCACCTTACACAGGAAAGAAGATGTGTAGTCATCTAAGATGTGTTTTGCTGTAGAATCTTGTAGCTttaaatttgttgttttttcagCATAGTTGAAACTGCAGGGGCTCTGACTTGCATTGGAGTAGATTTTGATAGTACCTGCATTCACTCACTTCAAAACTTTCATTCAAAAcctttaacattttttcctggtcTTCACAACTTTGCTGTGATATCTGACAGGGATGCCAGACGGCCCAAAGAGATAAACATCAAACAAGTAGAGtgtccctgcctccagccctttGATGGTCTCTGTGGTGACAGCTCGCTGGAGGTTTAGATCATAGAAGTACTTGCAGAGCACTTTCTCTGATTTGTGCCGAGATTCAGGCCCCGAGCACCTGTCTGcactctgcagctccctccagATCTGATCCTCCTCAATCCTTTTTCTGTACACACAGTACTTGCTCTCCTCTTGTGTTCCCAGCCAGGCAATGGTCACAGACCTGCATGTTCTCAGTTTACTGAAGGATTTGATTTTTAAGCTCTCTGGAAGAAGTGGGAATAAGGGCTTGTGGAAATGGGGGAATGCCAGTACCTTCACAGAAGAGTTAGATTCCTCTGTGGACCTCAGCTGCACTGAATAGGTGtccagcagctttcccttcAGGGAGAAGTACCTCAGTCCTGAGAGGTTTTCTGATGCCACTGTTTTGCCATTCCTTGTTATGTGAACCCGTATTTGGCCCCGACACAACTGAAAGGTGAAGTGAATTTTCTTGTGCCTTGCCTGGTACTGCAGACTGtagaatttctgctttttcccatCCAGGACCACATGAATCACTTTGCCATCTTTCAGCTCTGTCACCTTGGGCTCGGGTTCTTCCAGGGTCCTGGCAAATGTCCCGGTGTATGCGGCGCTGGCATTTGTGAGGAGGTTGACAATAAAAACATCAAAGTAATACtgagtgctggggctgaggctgggcaCTGTGTACGTGTTCTTGGTGCCCATGCACACCTGCCTGACTTCCCCGCTGCTCGCTTTGTTGATGATGCTCAGTTCACTGTTGGACAGTATCATCACCTGCTGCGGCTCCAGAAGGTATGGAGAGAGGGACAGAGCTAGGGTGGGGGGCAGCTTCATTCCAGAGGATCTGATGGCTGTCTCAGCAGCACACAAGCTCTTGTAGTTGTGCTTTTCATTAACTAGGAGACAGTACTGGatgctctccctgtgctgcaagACAGAAGGGCTGTGTTTCCAGGCCAGAGTCACCGTGGTGTGGCCGATGCCAATCACATCTATGCGTGGATCCCCTGGAAGCTCTGGGTAGAGGTGCCCAGAGGTGGTGTCAGTTGTTAGGTACACGGTAATGTGCGTGTCCCTCTCTGTGGATAAGAACTCCAGCAGGTAAAGGGCAGAATGGGAAGACATTCCCATGTAAGTCTCTACAGAATTTCCCTTGTAGTTGAAGATAGTGGACACCATGCTTGAAGCCTTGTGAGATTTGGAGACCTCTTGTGTATCATGGTCACCTGCAGGCAAAAGGCAGACTCGTAACTTGTGCTTTATTTCACATCTTTTAAAACAGATCATGCAAGTTTTACTGTTAGGGAacattatattttcttcttgaaagtGGCAATTATaactaaaaatatgttttactaAAAATGTTGCTACTGgcaatttattaaattaaaatttaagaagcttttattttagcagTGCAGCTGTAGAattatgttttcaaaaatactgtaattatGAAACCACAACTTGCAAAAGCTTGGCTTGTATCATGCCTGATGGCCCtacaattttcttcttctatttgCTGTCTCTTAGGGTACTTTAAGGAGACTCAATATTGCTGtgatgggttttttcctttggatcAGTTTTAGGCCATTGTCTCATGAAGAGGGAAAACTTATCAATTCAAAGGAGTGTAATTTGAACTCCTCAGTCAGGTGTACCTGCTTGACAAGTCAGGACTTATTAATGGCAGCTTTTAGATTTTtagtttgaaaaattaattcaaaaaaaTCATGCAAGAGAAAGGAATTGCCTTTTAGAGTAAAACCAATATAGTAGCCACTGCTATGGTAGATGCGGCAAGAATAAATGCCTAAATCTTCTCTGCTTCGTGTGGGGAGCAAATAGTTGTCTCAAGTGACCTAAGccacagaaaaataactgagacagcagaaggaaatttGGACAAATACCAAGAGCTTATGAAGTTGGTCTGTTTGTGCAGCCTAGAAGACCTGCTGTTGTTCACAAACATTAACTTTAGATGTAGACATTTTAATATCTAATCCTTAATTTATTTGTGTTGAGGGCAAGATCTGATGGGTTTCCATGTTTTACCCATGGAAACTGGGTCAGTCCATGGCAATTTAAAGGAGGGAACCACAAAGTGTGTAGGCTTGTGGGAAATCTCCTATAGCACAGTTATCCATGAGTAACTTGTGCTTTCTTTGCCTCTGCTTAGGCAGCCTGAAGGCCTTACctggtgctgcttttcctgggggAGACCTGTACACAAGTATGCTCCACTCAATGGGAACATCACAGGGAGTCACTGTTATCGAGAAGGGGGCAAGGGCCCTGCCCTCTTCCAAAACAAAGTAGTACCTGTAAATGTGAATAGAAA is a window encoding:
- the LOC119702862 gene encoding protein NDNF-like → MSWLWLYLPLHLLTATCLCHSIKAPTTSSQESLKSNLFNFYHSLILADGKETTIHLLKDIPKRYYFVLEEGRALAPFSITVTPCDVPIEWSILVYRSPPGKAAPGDHDTQEVSKSHKASSMVSTIFNYKGNSVETYMGMSSHSALYLLEFLSTERDTHITVYLTTDTTSGHLYPELPGDPRIDVIGIGHTTVTLAWKHSPSVLQHRESIQYCLLVNEKHNYKSLCAAETAIRSSGMKLPPTLALSLSPYLLEPQQVMILSNSELSIINKASSGEVRQVCMGTKNTYTVPSLSPSTQYYFDVFIVNLLTNASAAYTGTFARTLEEPEPKVTELKDGKVIHVVLDGKKQKFYSLQYQARHKKIHFTFQLCRGQIRVHITRNGKTVASENLSGLRYFSLKGKLLDTYSVQLRSTEESNSSVKVLAFPHFHKPLFPLLPESLKIKSFSKLRTCRSVTIAWLGTQEESKYCVYRKRIEEDQIWRELQSADRCSGPESRHKSEKVLCKYFYDLNLQRAVTTETIKGLEAGTLYLFDVYLFGPSGIPVRYHSKVVKTRKKC